ATTTTCATGTCCGGATGCTGTTTTTTCAGGTAATCGCCGGCGGCTATCGTGCCCGCCGAACCGGTTGCGGAACAATATCCGGCGAGCCGGCTTTTCTTTCCTTTGACCTTGTTAAATACTTCCTCGATCGCGGGGCCGGTTACGTTATAATGCCAAGTGGGATTTCCCATCTCGTCAAACTGGTTGAAAATCACGCAGTCGGGCCGGTTTTTGCGGATGTCCCAGCATTCGTCGTAAATCTCTTTGACGTTGGACTCCGTGCCGGGCGTGGCTATAATTTCCGCGCCGGTGGTTTTAAGCCACTCGAACCGCTCGCGGCTCATGCCTTCAGGCAGGATGGCGACGGCATGACAGGCAAGCAGCACGCTGTCAAACGCGCCGCCCCGGCAGTAGTTGCCGGTGGACGGCCAGACCGCTTTCTGCGTCGTGGGGTCAAACTCGCCCGAAACCAGCCGCGGCACCAGACAGCCGAACGCCGCGCCCACTTTATGCGCGCCCGTAGGGAAATATTTGCCCACCAGACCGATCACGCGGGCCTTTACACCGGTCAGCTCGCGCGGGATCTCCAGATAATTGACATCTCCGAACAGCCCGGTTTTGCGGTCGTTTTTCCAGGTGATGCGGTACAGGTTTACCGGATCAAAGTCCCACAAACCGGCTTTTTTCACGCGCGCCTTGATTCCGGCGGGGATCGTGTCGGGATTGCGCATCTGTTTGAAGGTAGGAATGGTGATATTCTGCTCACGGCACCGTTTTACGGTGTTCTCGACAATCTTGTGATTGATTTTCAGCTTTGGCATTTTAGCAGACCTCTTGTGTGGAATAGAAAAAAATCCGTTCGGCGACGGAACTGCCCGGTCAGCGCCGATTACCCATAAAATACAAAATTAAACGGCTTTGCGCCACACACGCCCGGACAGGGCGGTCACCCGCGCGGCGCAGAAAAATACGCTTTGCTTTCCGCCGCAATCACATTCGACAGCAGCAGCAGCGAAACTATATTCGGCACCGCCATGCAGGCGTTGGCGATATCGGCGAACGCCCAGACCGACGGCAGCGACACCGCCGCACCCACCAGCACCGCCGCCACCCACAGTATCCGGTACGGCATGGCGGCCTTGCGCCCGAACAGGTACTCGACCGCTTTTTCGCCGTAATATTCCCAGCCGAGTATCGTGGAATACACGAAAGTAAGAAGCCCGATATTAAGGATCAGCGAA
The sequence above is drawn from the Elusimicrobiaceae bacterium genome and encodes:
- a CDS encoding pyridoxal-phosphate dependent enzyme; translation: MPKLKINHKIVENTVKRCREQNITIPTFKQMRNPDTIPAGIKARVKKAGLWDFDPVNLYRITWKNDRKTGLFGDVNYLEIPRELTGVKARVIGLVGKYFPTGAHKVGAAFGCLVPRLVSGEFDPTTQKAVWPSTGNYCRGGAFDSVLLACHAVAILPEGMSRERFEWLKTTGAEIIATPGTESNVKEIYDECWDIRKNRPDCVIFNQFDEMGNPTWHYNVTGPAIEEVFNKVKGKKSRLAGYCSATGSAGTIAAGDYLKKQHPDMKILASEALQCPTIYMNGFGEHRIEGIGDKHIPWVHNVRNTDMVSAIDDENCMRIIRLFNEPAGKKTLIERFGVAESVVNELHHIGISGASNLLSAIKMAKYYELDENDVVITIFTDSMELYHSRINELNKEYGKYNATQAAVDMERYLLGVKADYTKELSYYDRKAVHNLKYFTWVEQQGKDSAELRRQWDPEYWEEMFGQADEWDKLIAEFNRKIGR